One genomic region from Nitrospira sp. encodes:
- a CDS encoding response regulator: MSKIMVVDDSYAELQLIESYLKAAQHTVVSFTTADGLEDKIVSEKPDLIVLDVVMPGRNGFQACRDLKTDARFKSIPIVLCTSKGQASDKFWGQQQGANGHVVKPFKSEDLLQAVKLALC, translated from the coding sequence ATGAGCAAAATCATGGTTGTCGACGACTCGTACGCAGAACTGCAGTTGATCGAGTCGTATCTTAAAGCCGCCCAACACACCGTTGTATCATTCACGACCGCGGATGGGCTGGAGGACAAGATCGTCTCTGAAAAACCGGACCTCATCGTCTTGGATGTGGTCATGCCTGGCCGGAATGGGTTTCAGGCATGTAGGGATTTGAAAACCGATGCCCGCTTCAAGAGCATTCCGATCGTGCTCTGCACCTCGAAGGGACAGGCAAGCGACAAGTTCTGGGGGCAGCAACAGGGGGCTAACGGTCATGTGGTGAAGCCCTTCAAATCTGAGGACCTTCTGCAAGCGGTGAAACTTGCGCTGTGTTGA
- a CDS encoding chemotaxis protein CheW: MISIDELPQVHSDSVLVQTPPNKSLRVCLVTLGGKTFAIDLRQVIEVFEPESVTPVPGMPASLVGVTNLRGTIIPLADVRAALGVSVSVLPKYAVVVRHGTQQVGILVEDVPEIRSFQSDDLVTPSVRTADKRLPLFSGPFTTEKKPSALLEMSQLLAFIEERANAQNP, translated from the coding sequence ATGATTTCCATCGATGAGTTGCCTCAAGTTCATTCAGATTCAGTCCTAGTACAGACACCACCCAATAAATCATTGAGGGTTTGCCTGGTTACATTGGGAGGAAAAACCTTCGCCATAGACTTACGCCAGGTTATCGAGGTCTTCGAGCCCGAGTCGGTCACGCCTGTACCAGGAATGCCTGCTTCGCTGGTAGGTGTTACCAATCTACGTGGAACCATCATTCCGCTTGCGGATGTGAGAGCTGCCTTGGGCGTATCCGTTTCCGTCCTTCCGAAATATGCTGTTGTTGTTCGTCATGGGACTCAACAGGTCGGTATCCTGGTCGAAGATGTACCGGAAATTCGCAGCTTCCAATCTGACGATCTAGTAACCCCCTCGGTTCGTACTGCAGACAAAAGACTCCCCTTGTTTTCTGGGCCCTTCACAACAGAGAAGAAACCGAGCGCCTTATTGGAAATGTCGCAACTGTTGGCCTTCATAGAAGAGAGGGCCAATGCCCAAAATCCATAG
- a CDS encoding methyl-accepting chemotaxis protein, which produces MTKVRKTWKWPPRAWFKNLKALHKILVGFSVIILGMMAIGLIGLMGLSQLKGQLSSIYDESTVGVSQVAVSSTNLSLYHNALLSVAEQRQKSDFDEAIIPLAELKRRTMTPIETYQPSAAHETADGRRDGQELDVLIFALREYFASAETAVGALNDSFDPSLTDEQRQSMRELGITVLSTEVALWHGRSIWRFQWVAQLIRDLASELNDSGQSRAVYLTKVMLGAAVSALLLAIAIGYFLARSIVRDIIHVADVATQAAAGNLRARARLESDDEIGQMAEAFNIMLDRITTLVSTEEERDRMQKQLVQFLVLVSDVGKGDLTKRGEVTADMFGNLADGFNLMIQRFSQLMKQVRQAAERVNTSASKLRDNAGQMAGTAKHQADESIKALGAVEQLASSMRQVTETAGASSEAARQALQATEAGRLAVQETVQDMQRIQLAVQRMSKQIKALGDRSLEISQIVSTIRDIANQTNLLALNAAIEAAGAGEAGARFAVVADQVRKLAESSTQATREIADLVKVIQSETQHAVVAMEHETQAVEAGSASALRTDDVFKEISAIAQRSAELAQHIAASAAAQTVSTDQVGRSIKDFSGGAVATQKATDSARTTVEDMVTLAEGLTTSVSQFKLA; this is translated from the coding sequence ATGACGAAGGTTAGAAAGACGTGGAAATGGCCACCTCGTGCATGGTTTAAAAACCTGAAAGCCCTGCATAAGATCCTTGTCGGGTTTTCCGTCATCATTCTCGGCATGATGGCAATTGGTCTGATCGGTTTGATGGGTCTCAGCCAACTGAAGGGCCAGCTGAGTTCCATTTATGACGAATCAACCGTGGGGGTTTCGCAGGTCGCGGTGAGTAGTACCAACCTCAGCCTCTATCACAATGCGTTGTTGAGCGTTGCGGAGCAGAGACAAAAGAGTGATTTCGACGAAGCCATCATTCCCCTCGCCGAATTGAAGAGACGCACTATGACGCCGATTGAGACCTATCAGCCGTCCGCGGCGCACGAGACGGCGGATGGCCGCCGTGACGGACAAGAGTTGGACGTCCTCATTTTTGCGTTGAGAGAATACTTCGCATCGGCTGAAACCGCAGTGGGAGCGTTGAACGATAGCTTTGACCCATCGCTCACGGATGAACAACGGCAGTCGATGAGGGAACTGGGGATTACGGTGCTGTCGACGGAAGTGGCGTTGTGGCACGGCCGATCGATATGGCGCTTCCAATGGGTGGCACAGCTCATTCGAGACTTGGCGAGTGAATTGAATGATAGCGGGCAAAGCAGGGCCGTATACCTCACCAAGGTCATGCTCGGTGCAGCAGTTTCGGCACTCCTCCTGGCGATCGCTATAGGATATTTCCTTGCGCGCAGCATTGTAAGAGACATCATCCATGTAGCCGACGTCGCTACACAGGCTGCCGCTGGAAATTTGCGCGCGCGCGCAAGATTGGAAAGCGACGATGAGATCGGTCAGATGGCCGAGGCGTTCAACATCATGTTGGATCGAATCACGACACTGGTCTCGACGGAAGAAGAGCGGGACAGGATGCAAAAACAACTCGTGCAGTTCCTTGTGTTGGTGTCAGATGTCGGGAAAGGGGATTTGACTAAGCGCGGTGAAGTGACAGCCGATATGTTTGGAAATCTGGCGGACGGATTCAATCTCATGATTCAGCGCTTTTCGCAGTTGATGAAGCAAGTGCGCCAGGCAGCGGAACGTGTCAATACCTCTGCGAGCAAGCTGAGGGACAATGCCGGACAGATGGCCGGGACCGCCAAACACCAAGCTGACGAATCGATCAAGGCGCTCGGCGCGGTCGAACAGCTGGCGTCATCGATGCGCCAAGTGACCGAGACAGCGGGAGCGTCGTCCGAAGCGGCCCGCCAAGCCTTACAGGCCACCGAAGCCGGCCGGCTCGCGGTGCAGGAAACTGTTCAAGATATGCAGCGCATTCAATTGGCAGTCCAACGTATGTCGAAACAGATCAAGGCACTCGGCGACCGTTCATTGGAAATTTCACAAATCGTATCAACCATTCGGGATATCGCCAATCAAACCAACCTGTTGGCTCTCAACGCTGCGATTGAGGCTGCCGGTGCAGGTGAGGCCGGAGCACGCTTCGCCGTGGTCGCCGATCAAGTGCGGAAGCTCGCGGAAAGCTCGACGCAGGCGACACGCGAGATCGCGGACTTGGTGAAGGTCATCCAGAGCGAAACGCAACATGCGGTCGTTGCCATGGAGCACGAGACTCAGGCGGTCGAGGCCGGATCGGCTTCGGCCTTGCGTACGGACGATGTGTTTAAGGAAATTTCGGCGATTGCTCAACGGTCCGCAGAACTTGCCCAGCACATAGCGGCATCGGCGGCTGCCCAAACGGTTTCAACCGACCAGGTCGGGCGTTCGATCAAGGACTTTAGCGGAGGTGCCGTTGCAACACAAAAGGCCACCGATTCGGCACGCACGACGGTAGAGGACATGGTGACGTTGGCTGAAGGTCTGACTACTTCGGTATCACAGTTTAAGCTGGCCTGA
- a CDS encoding Hpt domain-containing protein — protein MSSEFDRQNLISIFVLEASDGLDALTKALHPPDGAVPTAQDLADQYIVAHRICGAAALYGFSGVAQLAEYLEMLLEQTTPILPAEWDRTVDSMRNITQSLQRIVRAIGQGGVEDAEAVEHCWASIKQREGKPDNEAAFMSSAPTIDGDYLFPGLDAEILSYFVPEAEEYLGTIDELIRILREKRDDADSIYRLFRAVHTLKGSAYTVGFQAIGDVARPMEDCMVAVHEHRLPLSNDLLGMLAKAAELIRLILRHEPANVQLLRHDIPLVLNRFSEVADSTAAPPAPTTPSDGPVTGSPNPVQREPVVSTEVPTAALSDRYFIPDLDPEVFSYFIPEAQEYVELLEANLLRLDKEPQNRELIHQLFRTAHTLKGSAYTVGFQSIGDLIHHVEDFMGSVRDGSINVLPGHTDLMLRAIDVVRVLMRRDLSKVDDTGQRFEAARTELRRLDQGAASETTPTHQPDDASSSATAGQPGGDDPRSRDDGVPNEKSREEREVIRVSHARLERLMNLVGELVIGRGRLEQRLRVLEQLSQQVLVFKSRLVDSVQSFADKHTFSYQDTSSTVTASPSQGLPVFGDFGSLELDKYDDFNILARRIGEVTTDISESMSQLDGSIQSAHDEMTRLQHLTLLMRDEIARARMVPIGTPFTRFRRAVREIARVSNKEVSLVTSGEQTEVDTGVVERLVDPLVHLVRNAVYHGIEPTADRIAKGKPAVGTVYLHAAHRGNSVVIEVEDDGAGLDLDKIRAKAVRTGIAQSHQIQAMSDADLFQLIFLPGFSTVDKVGDQAGRGVGLDVVKRVIEGMNGHIEVESEPGVGTKFTLNLPLTLLIATALFVRVGTEKYAIPLLSIQEVTMPTLSAVREEGNRKLLQLDEQVIELQSLHHILRREPGSVDWTMPVVIVRTAAGPMGLAVDELLGRQEIVIKPLGPLKLLEHSFFGGATIDPEGRIVLVIDPSRLMSRGTKESTAHAPFSKTTPLPEPSLLQQEMSSHKSQEARLLLIDDSLSIRKFVGRMLESAGYPFDTAVDGEDGLRKASTTNYRMILTDLEMPKLNGFEVIQALRSRPETRQTPIVVMTTRARDKHRQMAMSLGASSYVSKPVDERMLLHEVERWLGKAPALRK, from the coding sequence ATGAGCTCGGAGTTCGACAGGCAGAATCTCATCAGCATTTTTGTCCTTGAAGCATCGGATGGGCTGGATGCCCTGACTAAAGCATTGCACCCTCCCGACGGTGCTGTTCCCACCGCTCAAGACCTTGCCGACCAATACATTGTCGCCCACCGGATTTGCGGAGCCGCTGCGCTGTATGGTTTCAGCGGAGTCGCTCAGCTGGCTGAATACTTGGAGATGCTACTTGAGCAAACGACGCCGATTTTGCCAGCTGAATGGGACCGAACGGTAGACTCGATGCGGAACATTACGCAAAGCCTTCAGAGAATCGTTCGAGCCATCGGACAAGGGGGCGTTGAGGATGCAGAAGCCGTAGAACACTGTTGGGCGTCGATAAAACAACGAGAAGGAAAACCAGACAATGAAGCGGCGTTCATGTCTTCCGCCCCGACAATCGATGGCGACTATCTGTTCCCCGGACTCGATGCCGAAATCTTATCTTATTTCGTACCCGAAGCTGAGGAGTATCTCGGCACCATTGACGAGCTGATTCGTATCCTTCGTGAGAAGCGGGATGATGCAGACTCGATTTACCGGCTCTTTCGTGCGGTACATACCCTGAAAGGCTCAGCCTACACCGTAGGCTTCCAAGCCATTGGAGATGTCGCTCGTCCGATGGAAGATTGCATGGTCGCGGTTCATGAACATCGCCTTCCCCTCAGCAATGACCTTCTTGGCATGCTTGCGAAGGCTGCGGAATTGATTCGGCTCATCCTTCGTCATGAACCAGCGAATGTGCAACTACTTCGGCACGATATACCGCTTGTTCTCAATCGTTTTAGCGAGGTGGCTGACAGTACAGCCGCCCCACCTGCACCGACAACTCCTTCCGACGGCCCAGTTACGGGTAGCCCAAATCCTGTCCAGCGTGAGCCTGTTGTTAGCACAGAAGTGCCGACCGCGGCCTTATCAGATAGATACTTTATTCCGGATTTGGATCCGGAAGTGTTCTCCTACTTTATCCCTGAGGCCCAGGAGTATGTGGAGCTCTTGGAAGCCAATCTCTTACGATTGGACAAGGAGCCTCAGAACAGGGAACTGATCCATCAGCTCTTTAGAACCGCTCACACCTTGAAAGGCTCAGCCTATACGGTTGGTTTTCAATCAATCGGTGATCTTATCCATCACGTCGAAGACTTCATGGGGTCGGTGCGAGATGGGAGCATCAACGTGTTACCCGGGCATACGGATCTTATGCTTCGGGCTATCGATGTTGTACGAGTACTGATGCGAAGAGACCTCAGCAAGGTGGACGACACGGGGCAACGATTCGAGGCTGCGCGAACCGAACTGAGACGATTGGATCAGGGTGCAGCAAGTGAGACGACGCCCACACATCAACCAGATGACGCCTCCAGTTCAGCGACCGCGGGACAGCCCGGAGGTGACGACCCTCGATCGCGGGATGATGGAGTTCCGAACGAAAAATCGCGAGAGGAACGTGAAGTCATCCGTGTCAGTCACGCGCGGCTGGAGCGATTGATGAACCTCGTTGGAGAACTCGTCATTGGACGTGGAAGATTGGAACAACGATTGCGAGTCTTGGAGCAACTGTCACAGCAAGTCTTGGTGTTCAAGAGCCGTTTAGTGGATTCCGTCCAATCCTTCGCCGACAAGCACACCTTTAGCTATCAGGACACATCCAGTACTGTAACCGCGTCTCCGAGTCAAGGACTTCCCGTATTCGGCGATTTCGGCAGTCTTGAGCTGGATAAGTACGATGATTTCAATATTTTGGCTCGGCGTATCGGGGAGGTCACCACCGATATCAGTGAGTCGATGTCGCAGCTGGATGGATCCATCCAAAGCGCCCATGACGAGATGACCCGACTGCAACACTTGACGCTGTTGATGCGAGACGAAATCGCCCGTGCCCGCATGGTTCCGATCGGGACACCGTTTACGAGGTTTCGTCGAGCGGTCAGAGAAATCGCCCGAGTTTCAAACAAGGAAGTGTCCTTGGTCACATCGGGCGAGCAGACGGAAGTTGATACCGGAGTCGTGGAACGATTGGTGGATCCATTGGTGCATTTGGTCAGGAACGCTGTCTATCACGGAATTGAGCCGACGGCCGATCGAATCGCGAAGGGGAAACCGGCCGTTGGAACGGTCTACCTCCACGCGGCTCATCGTGGGAATTCGGTCGTCATCGAGGTGGAAGATGATGGAGCAGGGTTGGATCTGGATAAAATACGGGCAAAAGCCGTCAGGACCGGAATCGCACAATCCCACCAGATACAAGCGATGTCGGATGCGGACCTCTTTCAGTTGATTTTCTTGCCCGGTTTTTCAACAGTCGACAAGGTAGGGGACCAAGCAGGTCGAGGCGTAGGACTGGACGTGGTCAAGCGAGTCATTGAAGGCATGAACGGGCATATCGAGGTGGAGTCTGAGCCTGGTGTCGGCACCAAATTTACTTTGAATCTCCCTCTCACCCTCCTCATCGCCACCGCGTTGTTCGTGCGGGTCGGTACCGAGAAATATGCGATTCCATTGCTGAGCATTCAGGAAGTTACGATGCCGACGCTATCCGCAGTACGGGAGGAAGGTAATCGTAAGCTCTTACAGCTCGACGAACAAGTTATTGAATTACAATCTCTCCATCACATCCTTCGCCGTGAACCGGGAAGCGTCGATTGGACGATGCCGGTCGTGATCGTCCGAACGGCTGCTGGCCCTATGGGCCTTGCAGTCGATGAACTGTTGGGCCGCCAAGAAATCGTCATCAAGCCGCTCGGACCACTGAAACTGTTGGAGCATTCGTTTTTCGGAGGGGCGACCATTGATCCAGAAGGACGGATAGTTCTTGTTATCGATCCAAGCCGTTTGATGTCGAGAGGAACGAAAGAATCGACTGCTCACGCTCCCTTTTCCAAGACCACACCACTTCCGGAACCGTCCTTACTACAACAGGAGATGTCGTCGCATAAGTCCCAAGAGGCCCGTCTGCTCTTGATAGATGATTCGTTAAGCATTCGAAAGTTCGTTGGAAGAATGTTGGAGTCCGCCGGATATCCGTTCGATACGGCCGTTGATGGCGAAGATGGGCTCCGAAAGGCATCGACGACAAATTATCGGATGATCCTCACCGATCTTGAAATGCCGAAGCTCAACGGATTCGAAGTTATTCAAGCTCTCAGAAGTCGTCCGGAAACCAGGCAAACGCCGATCGTTGTCATGACGACGAGGGCACGGGACAAACATCGGCAGATGGCGATGAGCCTCGGTGCCAGTTCATACGTCTCCAAGCCGGTAGATGAACGGATGTTGCTGCATGAGGTTGAACGGTGGCTTGGAAAGGCTCCGGCGCTGCGCAAGTAA
- a CDS encoding chemotaxis protein CheW, whose product MNGGLERLRRCASNLAEILVSIDEMQLVTENGQEGLGMGVQEAMTGISSPAFSSRFLIVTVGERYLALNAESICGLMTLEETGNVENPTVHGMVYGAINLADRLSVPHDQDGANARVVLLSEREARASIRVTTVQGLLEFPLSQVLPLPMQFRGPERHWYRGMILFSRSIALVLDTTWLLDERMSGLEGNCGPERTRELVADPKISVNHSPTC is encoded by the coding sequence TTGAACGGTGGCTTGGAAAGGCTCCGGCGCTGCGCAAGTAACCTTGCGGAAATACTTGTATCAATTGACGAAATGCAACTTGTTACTGAAAATGGGCAAGAAGGACTTGGCATGGGCGTCCAGGAAGCGATGACGGGAATTTCGTCGCCAGCTTTTTCATCACGATTTCTCATTGTGACAGTAGGCGAACGGTATCTGGCGTTGAATGCTGAATCTATTTGTGGGTTGATGACTCTCGAAGAGACCGGAAATGTTGAAAACCCGACGGTTCACGGTATGGTGTACGGTGCCATCAATCTCGCCGATCGATTGAGCGTACCGCATGATCAGGATGGGGCGAACGCCCGTGTCGTGCTACTTTCTGAAAGAGAAGCGCGTGCGAGCATTCGAGTCACCACGGTGCAGGGACTTCTTGAATTCCCACTATCTCAAGTCCTGCCGCTTCCTATGCAGTTCCGCGGCCCGGAACGGCACTGGTACCGCGGCATGATCCTATTCTCAAGAAGCATTGCGTTGGTGCTGGACACCACGTGGCTTCTTGATGAGCGGATGTCGGGCTTAGAAGGCAATTGCGGGCCAGAACGGACTCGTGAGCTTGTGGCGGATCCGAAGATTTCGGTGAACCATAGCCCGACATGCTGA
- a CDS encoding chemotaxis protein CheW produces MLRTGQKHQRETSRQSWQLLVFSVGGRRLAVKTLDISGIFPWNESIPIAGRTPFVTAVVRQGQTVLPVFDLAASLHLTVQGSSPLCLRVKHPLGEMAMCIDEEIPVLHTFDPAALQTYQGKDLPAEGSYTNGLDEIPILSLSRLGSTV; encoded by the coding sequence ATGCTGAGAACCGGCCAAAAGCATCAGCGGGAAACGTCGCGTCAATCATGGCAGCTGTTGGTGTTTTCGGTGGGTGGTAGACGACTTGCCGTGAAGACATTGGATATATCAGGCATTTTTCCGTGGAATGAATCAATCCCGATCGCTGGTCGAACACCTTTTGTCACGGCGGTGGTTCGCCAGGGGCAGACCGTGCTACCGGTATTCGATCTGGCTGCGTCCCTTCACCTTACTGTGCAAGGAAGCAGTCCCTTGTGTCTGAGGGTAAAGCATCCCCTCGGAGAAATGGCGATGTGCATTGATGAGGAGATTCCGGTTCTTCATACCTTTGATCCTGCCGCGCTTCAAACATATCAAGGTAAAGATTTGCCGGCCGAAGGTAGCTATACCAATGGCTTGGACGAGATCCCGATTCTCTCGCTATCACGACTTGGGTCGACTGTGTGA
- a CDS encoding response regulator, translating into MPKILIADDSIAVRKVAERLLTEAGLGVTLAANGEEALAYLAKERPDVVVSDVIMPDKSGYEVCAFVRGNATLAATPVLLISGIVNDEVTRQAESCHANGVLKKPFQGTSLKDRVLELIAKRQEPAAATVAEPASVPAAAPAEKMMPMSDQLQQSLRQETGKLKEFEEQFRAERVRSEELTRQLAESTAQLARAKESEAQLATERQRADDLQESLVKVEEQFQAERVRSEELIRQLSESTAQLARAKESEAQLATERQRADNLQESLVKVEEQFQAERVRSEELTRQLSESTAQLTRAKESEAQLATERQRADNLQHTLAKVEQQLSRIPELESALKAEQDAVEAFKQEAVNWQKTSVRIAELESALNAERAAEEQLVQQLVDLEQVSIRARDVEAKLANAEQQNGELHQKIRDLEVELSTERRKREETMGQLQDLERVATRVQEMEGLLAAERDRNGILARQVVEAEQAAESATKRLEEMARKLSEIAGLASQLGHGRG; encoded by the coding sequence ATGCCGAAGATCTTAATCGCCGATGACAGCATCGCAGTTCGCAAAGTTGCGGAGCGACTGTTGACCGAGGCCGGCCTCGGCGTCACTCTTGCGGCAAACGGAGAAGAAGCATTGGCCTATTTAGCAAAGGAACGGCCGGATGTTGTTGTGTCCGACGTCATCATGCCGGATAAGAGCGGGTATGAAGTCTGTGCCTTTGTCCGTGGAAACGCAACCCTCGCCGCGACGCCCGTACTGCTCATCTCGGGAATCGTGAACGATGAAGTGACCAGGCAGGCCGAGTCTTGCCACGCGAACGGAGTATTGAAGAAGCCGTTTCAAGGTACATCCCTAAAGGATCGAGTCCTCGAACTGATAGCAAAACGGCAGGAACCAGCAGCGGCCACGGTCGCCGAGCCGGCTTCCGTTCCCGCCGCGGCTCCCGCTGAGAAGATGATGCCTATGTCAGACCAACTGCAGCAGAGTCTGCGTCAGGAGACCGGCAAACTCAAAGAGTTTGAAGAACAGTTCCGGGCAGAACGGGTTCGATCAGAGGAACTGACCAGGCAACTGGCTGAGTCCACAGCGCAGCTCGCCAGAGCCAAGGAAAGCGAAGCGCAGTTGGCAACCGAGCGCCAACGCGCCGACGATCTGCAAGAATCACTCGTTAAGGTTGAAGAACAGTTCCAGGCCGAACGAGTTCGATCAGAGGAACTGATCAGGCAACTATCTGAGTCCACAGCGCAGCTCGCCAGAGCCAAGGAAAGCGAAGCGCAGTTGGCAACCGAGCGCCAACGCGCCGACAATCTTCAAGAATCACTCGTTAAGGTTGAAGAACAGTTCCAGGCCGAACGAGTTCGATCAGAGGAACTGACCAGGCAACTATCTGAGTCCACAGCGCAGCTCACTAGAGCCAAGGAAAGCGAAGCGCAGTTGGCAACCGAGCGCCAACGCGCCGACAATCTTCAGCACACACTCGCTAAAGTCGAGCAACAACTATCAAGAATCCCTGAGCTGGAATCGGCACTGAAGGCGGAGCAGGATGCGGTCGAAGCCTTCAAGCAGGAGGCCGTGAACTGGCAAAAAACTTCCGTTCGAATTGCAGAACTGGAGTCTGCTCTGAACGCTGAACGGGCGGCGGAGGAGCAACTTGTGCAACAACTGGTTGATTTGGAGCAGGTGTCGATCAGGGCAAGAGACGTGGAAGCAAAACTCGCGAATGCGGAACAGCAGAATGGTGAACTTCACCAGAAAATTCGTGACCTCGAAGTCGAACTTTCGACGGAACGGCGGAAGAGGGAAGAGACAATGGGACAACTTCAAGATTTGGAGAGAGTGGCGACGAGAGTTCAGGAAATGGAAGGGCTTCTGGCCGCAGAACGAGATCGCAACGGAATACTCGCTCGGCAAGTCGTTGAAGCCGAACAAGCCGCTGAGAGTGCCACAAAACGACTTGAGGAAATGGCACGCAAGTTAAGCGAGATTGCAGGATTGGCTTCCCAACTCGGACATGGGAGGGGATAA
- a CDS encoding AAA family ATPase encodes MPLVDALQNHSLIQDSAYETHWGLRLRPFENVPDPKFYVPSAKHEAAMERMLYGIQARKGIVMLTGEIGSGKTLLSRAMILKLPRSRYEIGLVSNPTIPGNEFLGEILFQLGLDPHGTRVEQLRRLNDQLLANYHREVDTVVVVDEAQAIEHDRLFEELRLLSNFQLNDRFLITLVLVGQPELRDRIARIPQLAQRVAIQHHIEYLDRAETKAYILARLAAAGGELPIFSPGAISSVYHRTGGVCRLINSLCDLCLYFGRVSEVRQIKRALVEKIANEVLHRRHNTGAWVMS; translated from the coding sequence GTGCCACTTGTCGATGCGCTACAAAATCATAGTCTGATTCAAGATTCCGCCTACGAGACTCATTGGGGACTGCGTCTTCGCCCGTTTGAGAATGTACCGGATCCGAAGTTTTATGTCCCATCGGCCAAACATGAGGCAGCAATGGAACGAATGCTGTACGGGATCCAGGCCCGTAAAGGGATCGTGATGCTCACCGGTGAGATCGGAAGCGGGAAGACCCTCCTCAGTCGTGCCATGATTCTCAAGCTTCCTCGATCCCGGTATGAGATCGGACTGGTATCGAATCCGACTATCCCAGGGAATGAATTTCTCGGTGAGATCTTGTTTCAACTCGGGTTGGATCCCCACGGAACGCGAGTGGAGCAGTTGCGTCGCTTGAACGATCAACTGCTTGCCAACTACCATCGAGAAGTGGACACGGTTGTGGTGGTGGATGAAGCCCAGGCCATTGAACACGATCGCTTGTTTGAAGAGCTGCGCCTCCTTAGTAATTTCCAGTTAAATGATCGGTTTCTCATCACCCTCGTGCTCGTAGGACAGCCGGAACTGCGGGACCGTATCGCCCGCATTCCGCAGCTTGCTCAACGGGTGGCCATACAACACCACATTGAATATTTGGATCGCGCCGAGACGAAAGCCTATATCCTGGCTCGTCTCGCTGCTGCCGGGGGCGAGCTGCCGATATTCTCACCCGGTGCAATTTCCTCCGTCTATCATCGCACCGGTGGTGTGTGCCGATTGATCAACTCACTCTGCGACTTGTGTCTCTACTTCGGGCGTGTTTCAGAAGTGCGTCAGATCAAACGCGCGTTGGTGGAGAAAATCGCGAATGAAGTGCTACATCGACGACACAATACCGGCGCATGGGTGATGTCTTGA
- a CDS encoding HD domain-containing protein, whose translation MGDVLTTWYQEAEYALGGIATAVLEHRSISLEPLEALATGVVSSLQRNDELVVQALAGAFGSPLITNLINVAILGTKVGIGLGYYGEELHRLALAGFVHDIGLFAVPKPLLTKSGRLTQEERELIEGHPELGYQVVEKCGPAYHWLAQLTRQAHERFNGQGYPNRLAGRAVSEMAQILGVVDVFDALVSERPYRRRLLPHEAIKELLVAERKTFPREILKALVEQFSVYPLGTTVRLTSGEVGTVTNVNSRYPLRPVVRMDDQREYEGSGACEIDLSRTPAVSIAEILQPPVVGRITFSKAPPKPVASVVPTAVSDSFTSLLESLDAVALTLQGVVDTKKTSLKPPDVDTDMDAMTGIDRPFR comes from the coding sequence ATGGGTGATGTCTTGACGACCTGGTATCAAGAGGCAGAATACGCGTTGGGCGGGATAGCGACCGCTGTTCTGGAACATCGGTCCATATCACTGGAACCACTTGAAGCCCTTGCAACGGGCGTCGTGTCATCGCTGCAGCGCAACGATGAGCTGGTCGTACAAGCCCTAGCGGGAGCATTCGGATCACCTCTCATCACCAATCTGATCAATGTGGCCATACTGGGAACCAAGGTCGGAATCGGTCTCGGGTACTACGGAGAAGAGCTGCACCGGTTGGCCCTAGCGGGATTTGTCCACGATATTGGATTGTTTGCCGTGCCGAAACCCTTACTCACCAAGTCCGGCCGTTTGACCCAGGAAGAGCGGGAACTCATCGAGGGGCATCCTGAGCTGGGATATCAAGTTGTTGAGAAGTGCGGACCGGCGTATCACTGGTTGGCACAATTGACGCGTCAAGCTCACGAACGCTTCAATGGGCAGGGATACCCCAATCGACTCGCTGGAAGAGCGGTCAGTGAAATGGCTCAGATCTTGGGTGTGGTCGACGTATTCGATGCTTTGGTGAGCGAGCGCCCCTATCGCCGTCGTCTGCTTCCGCACGAAGCGATCAAGGAACTTCTGGTCGCTGAACGAAAAACCTTTCCTCGAGAAATCCTGAAGGCGCTCGTCGAGCAGTTTTCGGTGTACCCGCTTGGGACGACAGTGCGATTGACGAGCGGAGAAGTAGGAACAGTGACCAACGTGAATAGCCGTTATCCACTTCGCCCGGTCGTGCGGATGGATGATCAGCGGGAATATGAAGGAAGTGGTGCTTGTGAGATTGATTTGAGCCGCACGCCAGCAGTATCGATTGCGGAGATTCTACAGCCTCCTGTCGTCGGACGTATCACATTTTCGAAAGCACCCCCCAAACCGGTAGCGTCTGTTGTGCCGACCGCTGTTTCTGATTCCTTCACGTCGCTGCTCGAAAGCCTTGACGCGGTTGCGTTGACACTGCAGGGCGTGGTGGACACCAAGAAAACCTCGTTGAAGCCACCGGATGTCGATACGGATATGGATGCCATGACGGGGATCGATCGCCCGTTTCGCTAG